One genomic region from Halobacteria archaeon AArc-dxtr1 encodes:
- a CDS encoding DUF192 domain-containing protein — translation MTRYRAPSRLRSRRAHLAGTGALLASAVLAGCADADGTDDADSSVDDPDNGGAGDAESADGDGGTDAQSADGGDNSESDDADGASVHDEYETTDVRVLSAEGDELGSVTAAIADTPHLRRTGLSETPSLPVDRGMLFVYGESGQRTFVMREMDFGIDIVYADADGTITEIHHAPEPEPDEDGADQRYPGTGQYVLEVGYEWTADRDIEAGDVLSFEL, via the coding sequence ATGACGCGCTATCGCGCTCCATCTCGACTCCGCTCGCGACGCGCCCACCTCGCCGGAACCGGCGCACTCCTCGCGAGCGCCGTGCTCGCCGGCTGTGCCGACGCGGACGGTACTGACGACGCCGACTCGTCCGTCGATGACCCCGACAACGGAGGCGCTGGCGACGCCGAATCCGCCGACGGCGACGGCGGCACCGATGCCCAATCCGCCGACGGTGGAGACAATTCCGAATCGGACGACGCGGACGGCGCATCCGTCCACGACGAGTACGAAACCACCGACGTACGCGTGTTATCCGCTGAAGGCGACGAGTTGGGCTCCGTGACCGCGGCGATCGCCGACACGCCACACCTCCGTCGAACTGGCTTGAGCGAGACGCCGTCGCTGCCGGTAGATCGAGGAATGCTGTTCGTCTACGGCGAGTCCGGCCAGCGTACGTTCGTCATGCGCGAGATGGACTTCGGGATCGACATCGTCTACGCCGACGCGGACGGCACGATCACCGAGATCCACCACGCGCCCGAGCCGGAGCCCGACGAGGACGGCGCCGATCAGCGCTACCCTGGCACCGGTCAGTACGTCCTCGAAGTCGGCTACGAGTGGACTGCCGACCGCGATATCGAGGCGGGCGACGTACTCTCGTTCGAACTGTGA
- the thiC gene encoding phosphomethylpyrimidine synthase ThiC, producing MAQTQRQAARDGVVTSEMERVAERENRDPEFVREQVAEGTAVIPANRNHGTLDPMIIGEAFSTKVNANIGNSAETSDIETELRKLHTAVHHGADTVMDLGTGSDLDEIREANVEHSPVPIGTVPLYEAVKRAGSPEDLTTDLLLDVIEKQAEQGVDYMTIHAGILAEHLPLTDGRTTGIVSRGGSIMAKWMEAHGEQNPLFQVYDEICEIFVEQDVTFSLGDSLRPGSLADACDEAQYAELDTLGELTRIAQDRGVQVMVEGPGHVPMDRIAKNVERQREVCNGAPFYVLGPLVTDIAPGYDHITSAIGAAIAAQEGAAMLCYVTPKEHLGLPEEADVRDGLAAYRIAAHAGDVANGLPGARDWDDALSEARYAFDWREQFALALDPERAREYHDQTLPGDNYKEARFCSMCGVEFCSMRIDQDARETSDDGEMRTLSGETDLDASPAADVNLPPVGTHDSAEIPTFDDEPDAADRAASDD from the coding sequence ATGGCACAAACGCAGCGACAGGCCGCCAGAGACGGGGTCGTCACGTCCGAGATGGAGCGAGTCGCCGAGCGAGAGAACCGCGACCCGGAGTTCGTTCGCGAGCAGGTTGCCGAGGGAACAGCCGTTATCCCGGCCAACCGCAACCACGGGACGCTCGACCCGATGATCATCGGCGAGGCGTTCTCGACGAAGGTCAACGCGAACATCGGCAACAGTGCCGAGACCAGCGATATCGAGACCGAACTGCGGAAGCTCCACACTGCGGTCCACCACGGCGCCGACACGGTGATGGACCTCGGGACGGGAAGCGACTTGGACGAGATCCGCGAGGCCAACGTCGAGCACTCGCCGGTACCGATCGGCACCGTCCCCCTCTACGAGGCCGTCAAGCGGGCCGGCAGTCCCGAGGACCTCACCACCGACCTGCTGCTCGACGTCATCGAGAAGCAAGCCGAGCAGGGCGTCGACTACATGACGATCCACGCCGGCATCCTCGCCGAACACCTGCCCCTGACCGACGGCCGGACGACGGGAATCGTCTCCCGCGGCGGCTCGATCATGGCAAAATGGATGGAAGCACACGGCGAGCAGAATCCCCTGTTCCAGGTCTACGACGAGATCTGCGAAATCTTCGTCGAGCAAGACGTCACCTTCAGTCTCGGAGACAGTCTCCGGCCCGGCTCGCTGGCCGACGCCTGCGACGAGGCCCAGTATGCCGAACTCGACACGTTAGGCGAGCTCACCCGAATCGCCCAAGACCGCGGCGTCCAGGTCATGGTCGAGGGACCGGGCCACGTCCCGATGGACCGCATCGCCAAGAACGTCGAGCGCCAGCGCGAGGTCTGCAACGGTGCGCCGTTCTACGTCCTCGGGCCGCTCGTGACCGACATCGCACCCGGCTACGACCACATCACGAGCGCGATCGGCGCGGCCATCGCCGCCCAGGAGGGCGCGGCGATGCTCTGTTACGTCACCCCCAAAGAGCACCTGGGGCTCCCCGAGGAAGCAGACGTCCGTGACGGCCTCGCAGCCTACCGGATCGCAGCCCACGCCGGCGACGTCGCCAACGGCCTCCCCGGCGCCCGCGACTGGGACGACGCCCTCTCTGAGGCACGCTATGCCTTCGACTGGCGCGAGCAGTTCGCGCTCGCGCTCGATCCCGAGCGCGCCCGCGAGTACCACGACCAGACGCTGCCCGGGGACAACTACAAGGAAGCGCGCTTTTGCTCGATGTGTGGCGTCGAGTTCTGTTCGATGCGGATCGACCAGGACGCACGAGAGACGAGCGACGACGGCGAGATGCGGACGCTGTCGGGCGAAACTGACCTCGACGCCTCGCCTGCCGCCGACGTCAACCTGCCGCCGGTGGGTACCCACGACTCGGCGGAAATCCCGACGTTCGACGACGAACCGGACGCCGCCGATCGCGCCGCAAGCGACGACTGA
- a CDS encoding PhzF family phenazine biosynthesis protein codes for MQPIRVRQVDAFADEPLAGNPAGVVPDADGLSADQMQAIASELAVSETAFVRESDVADRRLRYFTPTTEVDCCGHATIGTFAHLHEAGEVAGTTTVETNAGVLDVEVDPDGTVWMSQDEPTIREVDIDYDRVAESLGVDRTALRGPSADLPLAVASTGLPFLLVPITYLSDVGGAEPDLAAIETLAEAVDAAGIYLFTFDTLAGDATLHGRTFVPGAGVPEDPVTGTASGAVGAYLKQYEAFDPFPQECRVEQGHYVDRPGTVRVQIDDPVRIGGTGVTSLTGTLSVPEAPDDDIIEV; via the coding sequence ATGCAGCCCATCCGCGTCCGACAGGTCGACGCGTTCGCCGACGAACCGCTCGCCGGGAATCCAGCGGGGGTCGTCCCCGACGCCGACGGTCTCTCGGCCGACCAGATGCAGGCGATCGCGAGCGAACTGGCGGTCAGCGAGACCGCGTTCGTCCGCGAGAGCGACGTCGCCGACCGCCGGCTCCGGTACTTCACGCCGACTACTGAGGTCGATTGCTGCGGACACGCGACGATCGGTACGTTCGCCCACCTCCACGAAGCGGGAGAGGTGGCCGGAACGACGACCGTAGAAACGAACGCCGGCGTTCTCGACGTGGAGGTCGACCCAGACGGGACGGTCTGGATGAGCCAGGACGAGCCGACGATCCGTGAGGTCGACATTGACTACGACCGCGTGGCAGAGTCCTTAGGCGTCGACAGAACCGCGCTTCGCGGCCCGAGCGCGGACCTGCCGCTCGCGGTCGCGTCGACTGGACTCCCCTTCCTGCTGGTTCCGATCACCTACCTCTCTGACGTCGGCGGCGCCGAGCCGGATCTGGCGGCGATCGAGACGCTCGCAGAGGCGGTCGACGCGGCCGGCATCTACCTCTTTACGTTCGATACACTCGCAGGGGACGCGACGCTTCACGGTCGCACCTTCGTTCCCGGCGCCGGCGTTCCCGAAGACCCGGTGACGGGGACGGCAAGCGGTGCGGTCGGCGCCTATCTAAAACAGTACGAGGCATTCGATCCGTTCCCACAGGAGTGTCGCGTCGAACAGGGCCACTACGTCGACCGACCCGGAACCGTCCGGGTGCAGATCGACGACCCGGTCAGGATCGGTGGAACCGGCGTCACGTCGCTCACCGGAACGCTTTCCGTCCCCGAAGCACCGGACGACGACATCATCGAGGTCTGA
- the mfnA gene encoding tyrosine decarboxylase MfnA codes for MQGEPQAFDRVLSSMCTEPHPAAREAAERFLATNPGDPGTYPTVATLEEEAVSALGEIVGLEEPAGYVASGGTEANIQAVRIARERAETHAPNVVLPESGHFSFRKAANVLGVELRIAPTDEDHRVDLEGVRRCVDDDTAAVVGVAGSTEYGRVDPIPELGEIAREVDALLHVDAAWGGFVLPFTDHEWSFAHAPVDTMAIDPHKMGRAAVPAGGLLARSEKLLSTLSIQTPYLESTAQVTLTGTRSGAGVASAVAAMEALWPDGYRRQYRRAQRNADWLADALAARGFEVVTPTLPLVAADVPAPTFEALRREGWRLSRTGSGEMRIVCMPHVTRSMLEAFVADLDRLQCRASVPVVSDD; via the coding sequence ATGCAGGGAGAGCCGCAGGCGTTCGACCGGGTGCTGTCCTCGATGTGTACCGAGCCGCACCCGGCCGCACGCGAGGCGGCAGAACGATTCCTCGCAACCAACCCCGGCGATCCGGGTACGTACCCGACGGTCGCCACGCTCGAAGAGGAGGCCGTCTCCGCCCTCGGCGAGATCGTCGGCCTCGAGGAGCCCGCCGGCTACGTCGCAAGCGGCGGAACCGAAGCGAACATTCAGGCGGTTCGAATCGCTCGCGAACGAGCCGAGACGCACGCTCCAAACGTCGTCCTCCCCGAGTCAGGCCACTTCAGCTTCCGAAAGGCGGCGAACGTCCTCGGGGTCGAACTACGAATCGCGCCCACCGACGAAGACCACCGGGTCGACCTCGAGGGAGTCCGGCGCTGCGTCGACGACGACACCGCCGCGGTCGTCGGCGTCGCGGGTTCGACCGAGTACGGCCGGGTCGATCCGATCCCCGAACTCGGCGAAATCGCCCGGGAGGTCGACGCCCTCCTCCACGTCGATGCCGCCTGGGGCGGCTTCGTGCTCCCGTTTACCGACCACGAGTGGAGCTTCGCACACGCCCCGGTCGACACGATGGCGATCGATCCCCACAAGATGGGGCGGGCCGCGGTCCCCGCCGGCGGGCTATTGGCACGCAGCGAGAAGCTTCTCTCGACGCTCTCAATTCAGACGCCGTACCTGGAGTCGACCGCCCAGGTGACGCTCACCGGAACGCGCTCCGGTGCCGGCGTCGCGAGCGCCGTCGCCGCGATGGAGGCGCTCTGGCCCGACGGCTACCGCCGACAGTACCGACGCGCCCAGCGCAATGCCGACTGGCTGGCCGACGCGCTCGCAGCCCGGGGCTTCGAGGTCGTCACGCCCACGCTTCCGCTCGTGGCCGCGGACGTCCCCGCACCGACGTTCGAGGCGTTGCGCCGCGAGGGGTGGCGCCTCTCGCGGACTGGAAGCGGTGAGATGCGGATCGTCTGTATGCCCCACGTCACCCGGTCAATGCTCGAGGCGTTTGTCGCCGACTTAGATCGATTGCAGTGTCGGGCCAGCGTCCCGGTCGTGAGCGACGACTGA
- a CDS encoding segregation/condensation protein A, whose amino-acid sequence MTSEEREARSASEKASGERSNPRDGEESDDDIPLQIAGHESRSHPGSDRDGSSAEGGSVLSFDEDDIDATEGSDDSEEDDVEPVELLVQLAKDGEIDPWDIDVVRVTDKFLEALDDADLRTSGRALFYASVLLRMKSDELFAPDEPEAEELPPWEAPFADDGAMAPPEDDGFDPVESLEAEMDRRLERKHARGKPETLDELVRELREAERGTWWKESRSYDTSGSPTGFDRGVQELSYHADDDRRIDHEPTADDVTHTTHEEDIEVVIDDVEAALETQYGNGREEVLYAEIEGVGGSRVMTYLALLFLAHRGRIVLEQDELFGDLWVQRPSVDAEAEEAIAD is encoded by the coding sequence GTGACTAGCGAGGAGCGCGAGGCGCGAAGCGCCTCGGAGAAAGCGAGCGGGGAACGAAGTAACCCGCGAGACGGCGAAGAATCGGACGACGATATCCCGCTGCAGATCGCCGGCCACGAATCGCGTTCACATCCGGGGTCGGATCGGGACGGATCATCGGCGGAGGGTGGTTCGGTCCTCTCGTTCGACGAGGACGACATCGACGCGACGGAGGGGAGCGACGACTCCGAGGAGGACGACGTCGAGCCGGTCGAGTTGCTGGTCCAGCTCGCCAAAGACGGCGAGATCGACCCCTGGGACATCGACGTCGTCCGAGTCACCGACAAGTTCCTCGAAGCGTTAGACGATGCCGACTTGCGCACGTCGGGACGGGCGCTATTCTACGCGAGCGTGCTCCTCCGGATGAAAAGCGACGAGCTGTTCGCCCCGGACGAGCCCGAAGCGGAGGAGCTGCCGCCGTGGGAGGCGCCCTTTGCCGACGACGGGGCGATGGCGCCGCCGGAAGACGACGGCTTCGACCCCGTCGAGAGTCTGGAAGCCGAAATGGACCGCCGGCTCGAGCGAAAGCACGCCCGTGGGAAGCCGGAGACCTTAGACGAACTCGTCCGGGAGCTTCGGGAGGCAGAACGGGGAACCTGGTGGAAGGAGTCCCGGAGCTATGACACGAGTGGGTCGCCGACGGGGTTCGATCGCGGCGTGCAGGAGCTGTCCTACCACGCCGACGACGACCGACGGATCGACCACGAGCCGACGGCCGACGACGTCACTCACACGACCCACGAGGAAGATATCGAAGTCGTGATCGACGACGTCGAGGCAGCGCTCGAAACCCAGTACGGAAACGGGCGTGAGGAAGTCCTGTACGCCGAAATTGAGGGGGTCGGCGGCTCCCGGGTGATGACCTACCTCGCCTTACTCTTTCTGGCCCATCGCGGGCGGATCGTCTTAGAGCAGGACGAGCTGTTCGGCGATCTCTGGGTCCAGCGCCCGAGCGTCGATGCAGAGGCCGAGGAAGCGATCGCGGACTGA
- the gatB gene encoding Asp-tRNA(Asn)/Glu-tRNA(Gln) amidotransferase subunit GatB gives MTAQTVQQGDLVTVIGLEVHVQLETDTKIFCGCSTESAEEPNEHVCPVCLGLPGALPVLNEGAVEAAVKIGKAIDADIPEETRFHRKNYYYPDLPKNFQITQYDEPICADGNLEVSVEGERRTITIERAHLEEDPGSLQHVGGGGGIDTADYTLVDYNRAGTPLMEIVTAPDFRRPSEVRAFLAELEEVLEYLGVFDAERDGSLRIDANLSIIPAEEIESDDIDEIGAEALAAANRTEVKNISSHKGAEKALAYEETRQKNAVRRGRAVEQETRHWDESRGITVSMRSKEEEKDYRYFEEADLPPLRVSHWKDEISIPELPTARRERFQAEYGLDEESASKLTSTKQVADFYEDVAAEYDPDLAATWVADNLLGELNYRDMAITDLEGRLDEVTRLVALVADDEITAKNARETVLRSMLDDGDAPDEIVDREGLGKTGADEVEQAVTEAVSENPDAVADYESGDDGAINFLVGQVMQKTGGSADPGDVNQLLRAELES, from the coding sequence ATGACTGCCCAGACCGTCCAGCAGGGCGACCTCGTCACCGTCATCGGGCTCGAGGTCCACGTCCAGCTGGAGACCGACACGAAGATCTTCTGTGGCTGTTCGACCGAGTCCGCCGAGGAGCCAAACGAGCACGTCTGCCCCGTCTGCCTCGGCCTGCCGGGTGCGCTCCCGGTGTTGAACGAGGGCGCCGTCGAAGCCGCGGTAAAGATCGGGAAGGCGATCGACGCCGACATCCCAGAAGAGACCCGCTTTCACCGGAAGAACTACTACTACCCCGACCTGCCGAAGAACTTCCAGATCACGCAGTACGACGAACCGATCTGTGCCGACGGCAACCTCGAGGTCAGCGTCGAGGGCGAGCGCCGGACGATCACCATCGAGCGCGCCCACCTAGAGGAGGACCCGGGGAGCCTCCAGCACGTCGGCGGCGGCGGCGGGATCGACACCGCCGATTACACCTTAGTCGACTACAACCGCGCCGGCACGCCACTGATGGAGATCGTCACGGCGCCGGACTTCCGTCGCCCCAGCGAGGTCCGGGCGTTCCTCGCCGAACTCGAGGAAGTCTTGGAGTACCTGGGCGTCTTCGACGCCGAGCGCGACGGGAGCCTGCGGATCGACGCGAACCTCTCGATTATCCCCGCCGAGGAGATCGAGAGCGACGATATCGACGAGATCGGCGCCGAGGCGCTGGCGGCCGCGAACCGCACCGAGGTCAAGAACATCTCGAGTCACAAAGGCGCCGAGAAGGCCTTAGCCTACGAGGAGACCCGACAGAAAAACGCCGTCCGTCGGGGCCGCGCCGTCGAGCAGGAGACCCGCCACTGGGACGAGTCCCGCGGGATCACCGTCTCGATGCGCTCGAAAGAAGAAGAGAAAGACTACCGCTACTTCGAGGAGGCCGACCTCCCGCCGCTTCGGGTCTCTCACTGGAAAGACGAGATCTCCATCCCCGAACTCCCTACCGCGCGCCGCGAACGCTTCCAGGCGGAGTACGGGTTGGACGAGGAGTCCGCCTCGAAGCTCACCTCCACCAAACAGGTCGCCGACTTCTACGAGGACGTCGCCGCCGAGTACGATCCCGATCTCGCTGCGACCTGGGTCGCGGACAACCTGCTCGGCGAACTCAACTACCGCGACATGGCGATCACCGACCTCGAGGGCCGTCTCGACGAGGTCACCCGCCTCGTCGCCCTCGTCGCCGACGACGAGATCACCGCCAAGAACGCCCGCGAGACCGTCCTCCGATCGATGCTCGACGACGGCGACGCGCCCGACGAGATCGTCGATCGCGAGGGGCTGGGCAAGACCGGCGCCGACGAAGTCGAGCAGGCAGTCACCGAAGCTGTCTCCGAGAATCCCGACGCCGTCGCCGACTACGAATCCGGCGACGACGGCGCGATCAACTTCCTCGTCGGACAAGTCATGCAGAAGACTGGCGGCAGCGCAGATCCCGGCGACGTCAACCAGTTGCTGCGGGCCGAACTCGAGTCGTAG
- the smc gene encoding chromosome segregation protein SMC: MYIKALVLDGFKSFGRPTRIPFYEDFTVITGPNGSGKSNIIDAVLFALGLARTRGIRAEKLPDLIYNPGHEDGERSGGTREASVEVVLDNADGTLTRSQVVNAAGSEDVGDVDEIRIRRRIKETDDNYYSYYYLNDRSVNLSDIQDLLAQAGVTPEGYNVVMQGDVTEIINTTPYRRREIIDEIAGVAEFDAKKEDAFEELEVVQERIDEAELRIGEKRDRLEQLADERRTAMRYRRLRREKDEYEGYRKASELEEKREAREQAAEAVDELADELEERQRELDERQGRVVRLEEDLEDLNAEIERKGEDEQLEIKSEIESIKGEISRLEDRIEASEEQIEAAEADRREAFVQLDRKQERVGELDDEIREAKLEKASIKAEIQEREAEREAVQEEIESVDTEYDEVKAELQDRKAALEEAKTEKNDHQREQDRLLDEARRRSNAIEETEATIEAKRETLPELDDERADLERELEKAETNRENIAAVVDDLKAEKRRLQSDLDEVDDEIQAKQQEYAELEANAGESGDSSFGRAVTTILNSGIDKVHGAVAQLGSVPGEYATACETAAGGRLANVVVDDDVVGQQCIEYLKSRNAGRATFLPITKMRERGLPSAPSDPGVVGFAYDLVEFDQEYAGIFSYVLGDTLVVEDIETARAYMGDYRMVTLDGDLVEKSGAMTGGSRKGSRYSFSGGGEGQLERVAKRITDLQDEREELREELRGVEDRLEDARDRRTDAADEVRSIESEIEGIDDRREQTDAEIESLEAELEELREERESVDERMGELSEAIEATQAEIEAIETEIDELEAELADSKIPELTAEIERIDEEIAERESRIDELDGRLNELGLEKQYAEDAIEDLHDDVEEAQNRKANHEERIAECEDEIAEKRESLEERREAVAELEEELAELKDDRGDLREELSEARSARDQQQDRVNAVESKLENARERVSDLEWEIESLEAEVGEYDPADVPDHETVTQMIELLEADMEALEPVNMLAIDEYDEVRAALDQLEEGRDTLVEEADGIRDRIEQYETQKKATFMEAYEAIAAHFTEIFEQLSEGTGTLQLENEEDPFEAGLAMKAQPGDKPIQRLDAMSGGEKSLTALAFIFAIQRHNPAPFYALDEIDAFLDAVNAERVGEMVDELAGDAQFVVVSHRTAMLDRSERAIGVTMQQDNVSAVTGIDLSGEAEVPASD, from the coding sequence ATGTATATCAAGGCGCTCGTACTGGACGGCTTCAAGAGTTTCGGCCGACCGACCAGGATCCCCTTCTACGAGGATTTCACCGTTATCACGGGTCCAAACGGCTCCGGGAAGTCGAACATTATCGACGCCGTGCTCTTCGCGCTCGGTCTCGCCAGGACACGGGGTATTCGGGCGGAGAAGCTCCCGGATCTCATCTACAACCCCGGCCACGAGGACGGCGAGCGAAGCGGCGGCACCCGCGAGGCCAGCGTCGAAGTCGTCCTCGACAACGCTGACGGGACGCTCACTCGCTCGCAGGTCGTCAACGCCGCCGGCAGCGAGGACGTCGGCGACGTCGACGAAATTCGGATCCGCCGGCGCATCAAGGAGACCGACGACAACTACTACTCCTACTACTACCTGAACGACCGCTCGGTGAACCTCTCTGATATCCAGGATCTGCTGGCTCAGGCCGGTGTCACGCCAGAGGGGTACAACGTCGTCATGCAAGGTGACGTCACCGAAATCATCAACACGACGCCCTACCGGCGTCGTGAGATCATCGACGAGATCGCCGGCGTCGCCGAGTTCGACGCGAAGAAGGAAGACGCCTTCGAGGAGTTGGAGGTCGTCCAAGAGCGCATCGACGAGGCCGAACTGCGCATCGGCGAGAAGCGCGACCGGCTCGAGCAACTTGCCGACGAGCGCCGGACTGCGATGCGGTACCGACGGCTCCGCCGCGAAAAGGACGAGTACGAGGGCTACCGGAAGGCAAGCGAGTTAGAAGAGAAACGCGAGGCGCGCGAGCAGGCCGCGGAGGCGGTCGACGAGCTGGCCGACGAACTCGAGGAGCGCCAGCGCGAACTCGACGAGCGACAGGGGCGGGTCGTCAGACTCGAGGAGGACCTAGAGGACCTAAACGCCGAAATCGAGCGCAAGGGCGAGGACGAGCAGCTCGAGATCAAAAGTGAGATCGAGTCGATCAAAGGCGAGATCTCACGGCTCGAAGACCGGATCGAGGCCAGCGAAGAGCAGATCGAGGCCGCCGAGGCGGATCGCCGCGAAGCGTTCGTCCAGCTAGATCGCAAGCAAGAGCGCGTCGGCGAACTCGACGACGAGATTCGCGAGGCGAAACTCGAGAAGGCCTCGATCAAAGCCGAGATACAGGAGCGCGAGGCCGAGCGCGAGGCCGTCCAGGAGGAGATCGAGTCGGTCGACACCGAGTACGACGAGGTCAAAGCCGAACTCCAGGATCGGAAGGCCGCTCTGGAGGAGGCCAAAACCGAGAAGAACGACCACCAGCGCGAGCAAGACCGACTGTTAGACGAAGCGCGCCGGCGCTCGAACGCGATCGAAGAGACCGAGGCGACGATCGAAGCAAAACGGGAGACGCTCCCGGAGCTCGACGACGAGCGCGCCGACTTAGAGCGCGAACTCGAGAAGGCCGAGACGAACCGCGAGAATATCGCCGCTGTCGTCGACGACCTGAAAGCCGAGAAACGCCGATTACAGAGCGATCTGGACGAGGTCGACGACGAGATCCAGGCGAAACAACAGGAGTACGCCGAACTCGAGGCCAATGCGGGCGAGAGCGGCGACTCTTCGTTCGGTCGGGCGGTGACGACGATCCTCAACTCGGGGATCGACAAGGTTCACGGCGCGGTCGCCCAGCTGGGCAGTGTCCCCGGCGAGTACGCGACGGCTTGCGAGACCGCCGCCGGCGGTCGGCTCGCCAACGTCGTCGTCGACGACGACGTGGTCGGCCAACAGTGCATCGAGTACCTGAAGTCGCGAAACGCTGGCCGAGCGACCTTCCTCCCGATCACGAAGATGCGCGAGCGGGGCCTGCCCTCGGCGCCCTCGGATCCGGGCGTCGTCGGTTTCGCCTACGATCTCGTCGAGTTCGACCAGGAGTACGCCGGGATCTTCTCGTACGTGCTCGGGGACACGCTGGTCGTCGAGGACATCGAGACTGCCCGGGCGTACATGGGCGACTACCGGATGGTCACCCTCGACGGCGACCTTGTCGAGAAGTCGGGCGCGATGACCGGGGGCTCCCGGAAGGGATCGCGGTACTCCTTCTCGGGCGGCGGCGAGGGACAACTCGAGCGTGTGGCGAAGCGGATCACCGACCTGCAAGACGAGCGCGAGGAGCTTCGCGAGGAGCTTCGCGGGGTCGAGGACCGGCTCGAGGACGCCCGCGACCGTCGGACCGATGCGGCCGACGAAGTGCGGTCGATCGAAAGCGAGATCGAGGGCATAGACGATCGGCGCGAGCAGACCGACGCCGAGATCGAATCGCTGGAAGCGGAACTCGAGGAGCTCCGCGAGGAGCGTGAGTCGGTCGACGAGCGCATGGGCGAGCTCTCGGAGGCGATCGAGGCGACCCAGGCCGAGATCGAGGCGATCGAAACCGAGATCGACGAGCTCGAGGCCGAACTCGCCGACTCGAAGATTCCCGAGCTGACCGCCGAGATCGAGCGTATCGACGAGGAGATCGCCGAACGCGAGTCCCGAATCGACGAACTCGACGGGCGACTGAACGAGCTCGGCCTCGAAAAGCAGTACGCCGAGGACGCGATCGAGGACCTCCACGACGACGTCGAGGAGGCCCAAAATCGCAAGGCCAACCACGAGGAGCGGATCGCGGAGTGCGAAGATGAAATCGCCGAAAAGCGCGAGTCCCTCGAAGAGCGCCGGGAGGCCGTCGCGGAACTCGAGGAAGAACTCGCCGAACTGAAAGACGACCGCGGCGACCTTCGCGAGGAGCTCTCCGAAGCACGGAGCGCCCGTGACCAGCAACAGGATCGTGTGAACGCCGTCGAGAGCAAACTCGAGAACGCCCGCGAACGCGTCTCGGACCTCGAGTGGGAGATCGAGTCCCTCGAGGCCGAGGTCGGCGAATACGATCCCGCAGACGTCCCCGACCACGAGACCGTCACTCAGATGATCGAGCTGCTCGAGGCGGACATGGAGGCGTTAGAGCCGGTGAACATGCTCGCGATCGACGAGTACGACGAGGTCCGAGCGGCCCTCGATCAGCTCGAGGAGGGCCGAGACACGTTAGTCGAGGAGGCAGACGGCATCCGCGATCGGATCGAGCAGTACGAGACCCAGAAGAAAGCGACGTTCATGGAGGCGTACGAGGCGATCGCCGCCCACTTCACCGAGATCTTCGAGCAGCTCTCGGAGGGAACTGGCACCCTCCAGTTAGAGAACGAAGAAGACCCCTTCGAGGCCGGGCTGGCGATGAAGGCCCAGCCCGGCGACAAGCCGATCCAGCGGCTGGACGCGATGTCTGGCGGCGAGAAATCCCTGACCGCGCTCGCCTTTATTTTCGCGATCCAGCGGCACAACCCGGCGCCGTTCTACGCGTTAGACGAGATCGACGCCTTCCTCGACGCGGTCAACGCCGAGCGCGTCGGTGAGATGGTCGACGAGCTTGCCGGCGACGCCCAGTTCGTCGTCGTCTCCCACCGGACGGCGATGCTCGATCGCTCCGAGCGTGCGATCGGCGTGACGATGCAACAGGACAACGTAAGCGCCGTGACGGGGATCGACTTGAGCGGTGAGGCGGAGGTGCCTGCTAGTGACTAG
- a CDS encoding phosphoribosyltransferase: MSDLPEDFKCTVTNWEYIYGLCRDVSEDVRRDEFEPDVVVALARGGWFAGRCLCDFLGLDDLTSLKMEHYVGAAEKSSEPQIRYPMPEGTVEGKNVLIIDDIADTGGSIERAEEYVTDRGADSVRTATLQLLGTSEFEPDYVGERLSEWAWVVYPWNFIEDMIDLISGVMDEADQETFTLEDVRHYLDAFHEIERIEMEIAQPNRMREVLTEMERRDVIEMTAPGEWRLVE; encoded by the coding sequence ATGTCCGATCTGCCGGAGGATTTCAAGTGTACCGTGACGAACTGGGAGTACATCTACGGGCTCTGCCGGGACGTCAGCGAGGACGTTCGCCGCGACGAGTTCGAGCCAGACGTCGTCGTCGCGCTGGCTCGCGGCGGCTGGTTCGCCGGGCGGTGTCTCTGTGACTTCCTCGGACTCGACGACCTGACCAGCCTGAAGATGGAGCACTACGTCGGCGCCGCCGAGAAAAGCAGCGAGCCACAGATTCGGTACCCGATGCCAGAGGGGACCGTCGAGGGAAAGAACGTCTTGATCATCGACGACATCGCCGACACCGGCGGCTCGATCGAGCGCGCCGAGGAGTACGTCACCGACCGCGGTGCCGACAGCGTCCGCACCGCGACCCTCCAGTTACTCGGCACCAGTGAGTTCGAGCCCGACTACGTCGGCGAGCGACTGTCGGAGTGGGCATGGGTCGTCTACCCCTGGAACTTCATCGAGGACATGATCGACCTGATCTCGGGCGTGATGGACGAAGCAGATCAGGAGACGTTTACCCTCGAGGACGTCAGACACTATCTCGACGCGTTCCACGAGATCGAGCGCATCGAGATGGAGATCGCCCAGCCAAATCGTATGCGCGAGGTCCTCACGGAGATGGAGCGCCGGGACGTCATCGAGATGACCGCGCCTGGCGAATGGCGCCTCGTCGAATAG